The following coding sequences lie in one Fusarium poae strain DAOMC 252244 chromosome 1, whole genome shotgun sequence genomic window:
- a CDS encoding hypothetical protein (TransMembrane:2 (i61-81o93-112i)), with product MSDSSPKNQWPVALRDSKPPEMQSGTTAALESPHKTDLRDTKDFRYECAAKIYEKILYIDGTYRLTAIHVSIILLAPLSSLTDGGSLDHTTRGALRLLLALENAATLVGHFLRSSNEDRRQSVCQTQPKGPVDAHPSERYPKTSITSMASSHETPDNDDTEPGGSSTEPEHAGILQRRVNVSARHYFM from the exons ATGAGCGATTCATCCCCAAAAAATCAGTGGCCGGTTGCCCTTCGAGATAGCAAGCCCCCGGAAATGCAGTCAGGCACGACGGCGGCCCTTGAGTCCCCCCACAAGACTGATCTCAGAGACACGAAGGACTTCCGATACGAATGTGCCGCGAAAATATACGAAAAGATTCTTTATATTGATGGAACTTATCGACTAACAGCAATTCATGTTTCGATAATATTGCTCGCTCCACTATCATCTCTGACGGACGGGGGCAGTCTTGACCATACTACGCGAGGTGCATTGCGTCTCCTTCTGGCTCTCGAGAATGCAGCCACATTAGTTGGACACT TCTTGCGGTCGTCGAACGAGGACCGCCGCCAGTCCGTGTGCCAAACACAGCCCAAGGGACCGGTGGATGCCCACCCCTCAGAGCGCTATCCAAAGACATCGATTACCTCGATGGCTTCCAGTCACGAAACTCCCGACAATGACGACACCGAGCCGGGTGGTTCATCTACTGAACCAGAG CATGCAGGTATTCTTCAACGACGAGTCAACGTCAGTGCTCGCCATTACTTTATGTAA